The Montipora foliosa isolate CH-2021 chromosome 1, ASM3666993v2, whole genome shotgun sequence genome has a window encoding:
- the LOC138002643 gene encoding GDH/6PGL endoplasmic bifunctional protein-like, which yields MFFVGAYSTSFILLFILHGKSSASLNQAKADLPRNVTNIVLVGATGDLAKRYLWQGFFTLFRQQTTVENTFRFYAAARESLERGQKKIDTILDGSLKCPDDEHFCIEEKSKFARVTQYLTLKEEKDYHLLCQRIANSLKPGEREKGRIFYLSVPPFAYAQIAERINSFCRSKVDKSWTRLVLEKPFGSDLTSAQELAQQLSYYFEESEIYRIDHYLGKNGVTQILDFRFKNRDLFEHLWNKDHIDRVEIVLKERNDCQGRTAFYDHYGVLRDVMQNHMTELLVLVSMEMPDNLDNQTSIQENKVRLLRETKPLNRWSSVTGQYKEYSTHYNDEKAQDKVADSQTSNTETFAAVSVFINNARWQGVPFILVSGKQLDERTAYVRIVFKENVHKVNSASVQSDTCSIRQIVFNIQGEKLKKPGVLLSGFLSKPKLFLPLHTLMLNETGEVFGCSVQSFHALIQNSSSDAYTSLISAVYHEQKSMFVGTEDLLASWKIWSHLLDSFNGVVPRLYDQKNLDVLDFVSAGERLEFSFDHDGGSCNAKGVCSSQGKSVNENYYCKQEIFRAHRMVTGINLQVVRTLAANIVDHALKAVSQKGTFHLALSGGTSPLLLYETLAFEAKLFPWLHTHLWMVDERCVPFTSEESNLNLIHKKLLQHVPISPLNIHPMYIMLKDGLCNPLDQGAEHYEAELKRLINNEQLDFVVLGAGSDGHTASLFPRQSSVDNEDKWIILTEGSGSHKVKRRMTMTLTLLNKAKAVGVLVLGEHKQGIVTKLSDGEVDVWNYPVTGIKPDTGDLFWYIDDEALGRH from the coding sequence ATGTTCTTTGTGGGGGCTTATTCCACCAGCttcattttgcttttcattttACATGGGAAAAGTTCAGCAAGTTTGAATCAAGCGAAAGCGGACCTTCCACGAAATGTGACGAATATAGTTTTGGTGGGAGCAACAGGTGATTTAGCTAAAAGGTATTTATGGCAGGGCTTTTTCACACTTTTTAGACAGCAGACAACGGTTGAAAATACGTTTAGATTTTATGCTGCTGCTCGAGAAAGCCTTGAGAGAGGTCAGAAAAAGATTGATACgattttagatggctctttgAAGTGTCCTGATGACGAACATTTTTGTATTGAAGAAAAGAGCAAGTTTGCTCGAGTCACACAATATCTCactttgaaagaagaaaaagactaTCACTTGCTTTGCCAGAGAATAGCAAATAGTTTAAAGCCGGGAGAGAGGGAGAAAGGACGTATATTTTATCTATCTGTTCCACCATTTGCTTACGCACAAATTGCGGAAAGGATAAATTCGTTTTGCCGCAGTAAAGTTGATAAAAGTTGGACTCGCCTTGTGCTTGAAAAACCATTTGGTTCGGATCTTACATCTGCTCAGGAGTTAGCTCAACAGCTGTCTTACTATTTTGAAGAAAGTGAAATCTATCGAATTGATCACTACTTGGGCAAAAATGGTGTAACTCAGATTCTGGACTTTCGATTCAAAAACAGGGACCTGTTTGAGCATTTGTGGAACAAAGATCACATAGACAGGGTGGAAATTGTTTTGAAGGAGAGGAATGATTGTCAAGGAAGAACTGCTTTTTACGATCATTATGGAGTTCTGCGTGACGTCATGCAAAATCACATGACTGAACTCCTTGTATTGGTTTCCATGGAAATGCCAGACAACTTGGACAACCAAACCAGTATTCAGGAAAACAAAGTAAGACTTCTAAGAGAAACAAAACCGCTGAATAGGTGGAGCAGTGTCACTGGCCAGTATAAAGAATACAGTACCCACTACAACGACGAAAAGGCACAAGACAAGGTAGCTGACTCCCAAACAAGTAACACAGAAACCTTTGCTGCTGTATCTGTCTTTATTAACAATGCCCGCTGGCAGGGCGTCCCTTTCATCTTGGTGTCTGGAAAACAGCTTGATGAGCGAACAGCTTATGTGAGAATAGTATTTAAGGAAAATGTTCATAAAGTGAATTCTGCCTCAGTTCAAAGCGATACCTGTAGTATCAGACAGATAGTGTTCAATATACAAGGAGAGAAGCTAAAAAAACCAGGAGTACTTTTATCTGGATTCCTATCCAAACCCAAATTATTTCTACCATTGCATACCTTGATGTTGAATGAAACAGGAGAAGTTTTTGGCTGCTCAGTCCAAAGCTTTCATGCCCTTATTCAGAATAGCTCCAGTGATGCTTACACGTCACTCATATCAGCTGTCTATCATGAGCAAAAAAGTATGTTTGTTGGTACTGAAGATCTGTTAGCTTCATGGAAAATCTGGTCTCATCTCCTGGACAGTTTTAATGGTGTGGTTCCCCGTCTGTATGACCAGAAAAACTTGGATGTGTTAGACTTTGTTTCAGCTGGAGAACGTCTTGAATTTTCCTTCGATCATGATGGTGGAAGTTGTAATGCAAAGGGTGTTTGCTCGTCACAAGGCAAGTCAGTGAACGAGAATTATTATTGCAAGCAAGAAATATTTAGAGCTCATCGCATGGTAACAGGAATAAATTTGCAGGTAGTAAGAACTCTTGCAGCCAACATTGTAGATCATGCACTGAAAGCTGTTTCTCAAAAAGGAACTTTTCACTTGGCACTATCAGGAGGGACTTCCCCTTTGCTGCTCTATGAAACCCTGGCTTTTGAGGCGAAATTGTTTCCGTGGCTACACACACACCTTTGGATGGTAGATGAGAGATGCGTTCCATTTACTAGTGAAGAATCTAATCTAAATTTGATACACAAGAAACTCTTGCAACATGTTCCCATTTCACCTTTAAACATTCACCCAATGTACATTATGTTAAAAGATGGATTGTGTAATCCACTTGATCAAGGTGCTGAACACTATGAGGCCGAACTGAAAAGATTGATTAATAACGAGCAGTTAGACTTTGTGGTTCTTGGTGCTGGTTCTGATGGACACACAGCTTCATTGTTTCCTCGTCAATCGTCTGTTGATAATGAAGACAAATGGATAATTTTAACGGAAGGAAGTGGTTCTCACAAGGTCAAAAGAAGGATGACAATGACTCTTACGTTACTAAACAAGGCAAAAGCTGTTGGTGTTCTTGTTCTGGGAGAGCACAAGCAGGGCATTGTGACAAAACTCTCAGATGGTGAAGTTGATGTCTGGAACTACCCTGTTACTGGTATTAAGCCTGATACTGGAGATCTGTTTTGGTATATTGATGATGAAGCCCTTGGCAGACACTAG